A genome region from Trichosurus vulpecula isolate mTriVul1 chromosome 5, mTriVul1.pri, whole genome shotgun sequence includes the following:
- the LOC118851129 gene encoding zinc finger protein OZF-like translates to MVPVLTARPQKQSVTFKDVAVEFTKEEWLQMTPSQKKLYRDVMLENYRNLESLGFAVSKPDVIYHLERKEASWMPEADIPRSSCPWSREFTGDKHPEGNECGKAFRYKTYLLKHQRFHRGENPYECSECGKACRVKTKLTEHYRIHTGEKPYECDKCGRTFRYKIQLTVHHRIHTGEKPYECSECGKAFRKKAQLTVHHRIHTGEKPYECHECGKAFREKMQLTEHHRIHSGEKPYKCGECGKAFSTKKPLALHHRIHTGEKPYECSECGKAFRRKAHLTEHHKTHSGEKPYKCSECGKAFRHKSRLTVHQRIHTGEKPYECSECGKACRDKTRLTEHYRIHTGEKSYECGECGKAFRDKRHLTVHRRIHTGEKPYECSECGKAFTKKTHLTVHHRIHTGEKPYECHECGKAFREKIQLTEHHRIHSGEKPYECGECGKAFSTKKPLTLHHRIHTGEKPYECSECGKAFRSKAHLTEHHKIHSGEQPYKCSECGKAFRYKSGLTVHQRIHTGEKPYECSECGKAYRDKTRLTEHYRVHTGERPYECSECGKAFRSKTHLTVHQRIHSGKKP, encoded by the coding sequence ATGGTTCCTGTGCTGACAGCCAGGCCCCAAAAGCAATcagtgacattcaaggatgtggccGTGGAATTCACCAAAGAGGAGTGGCTGCAgatgaccccatctcagaaaaagttgTACAgagatgtgatgctggagaactatagGAACTTGGAGTCTTTGGGATTTGCAGTTTCCAAACCAGATGTGATCTACcatttggaaagaaaggaagcatcTTGGATGCCAGAGGCAGATATTCCCAGAAGCAGCTGTCCATGGAGCAGAGAATTTACTGGTGATAAACATCCAGAaggtaatgaatgtgggaaggccttcagataTAAGACATACTTGTTAAAGCATCAGAGATTTCATAGGGGAGAAAATCCAtatgaatgcagtgaatgtgggaaggcctgcAGGGTTAAGACTAAACTTACAGAGCATTacagaattcatactggggaaaaaccttatgaatgtgataaATGTGGAAGGACCTTCAGATATAAGATACAACTTACAgtgcatcacagaattcatactggagagaaaccttatgaatgtagtgaatgtggcaAGGCCTTCAGGAAGAAGGCACAGCTCACAGTGCATcatagaattcatactggagagaaaccttatgaatgtcatgaatgtgggaaggcctttagaGAGAAGATGCAACTTACAGAGCATCACAGaattcattctggagagaaaccctacAAATGtggtgaatgtgggaaggccttcagtaCCAAGAAGCCCCTTGCTCTGCATCATAGAATTCATAccggagaaaaaccttatgaatgtagtgaatgtgggaaggccttcaggagGAAGGCACACCTTACAGAGCATCACAAAACtcatagtggagagaaaccttataaatgtagtgaatgtgggaaggccttcagacATAAGAGTAGACTTactgtgcatcagagaattcatactggagagaaaccttatgaatgcagcGAATGTGGGAAGGCCTGCAGGGATAAGACTCGACTTACAGAGCATtacagaattcatactggagagaaatccTATGAATGtggtgaatgtgggaaggccttcagggaTAAGAGACACCTTACAGTGCATCGTAGAATTCATAccggagagaaaccttatgaatgtagtgaatgtggcaAGGCCTTCACGAAGAAGACACACCTCACAGTGCATcatagaattcatactggagagaaaccttatgaatgtcatgaatgtgggaaggcctttagaGAGAAGATACAACTTACAGAGCATCACAGaattcattctggagagaaaccctatgaatgtggtgaatgtgggaaggccttcagtaCCAAAAAGCCCCTTACTCTGCATcatagaattcatactggagaaaaaccttatgaatgtagtgaatgtgggaaggccttcaggagTAAGGCACACCTTACAGAGCATCACAAAATTCATAGTGGAGAGCAACCTtataaatgtagtgaatgtgggaaggccttcagataTAAGAGTGGACTTactgtgcatcagagaattcatactggagagaaaccttatgaatgcagtgaatgtgggaaggcctacAGGGATAAGACTCGACTTACAGAGCATTACagagttcatactggagagagaccttatgaatgtagtgaatgtgggaaggccttcaggagTAAGACACAccttactgtacatcagagaattcattcaGGAAAGAAACCTTAA